The following are encoded in a window of Thunnus albacares chromosome 9, fThuAlb1.1, whole genome shotgun sequence genomic DNA:
- the lmx1a gene encoding LIM homeobox transcription factor 1-alpha codes for MRCSSLVAASCSRTLSTGDALRGSELNTLLPPAHILQRTAMVDGPAISLDMDQRAVCAGCHRPIRDRFLLRVTDGLWHEECVRCAACGDALTNSCFLRDRKLYCKRDYADLFAVRCGGCAEAISPAELVMRAGAAVFHLRCFTCSVCSCRLQTGDRCVLREGQLLCAREDYHQCLASPTSSDTGKSDDDEEEEEESRKVTGRRIRSEDLESKRPKRPRTILTTQQRRIFKASFEVSSKPCRKVRETLAAETGLSVRVVQVWFQNQRAKMKKLARRQQQQQEQQQTQEQREHPSHHTAPSGGGLTSELEHLGSSYSHIQQQQQQMGLTTVEQQDYDMDPFRQGLTPPQMPGDHMHPYGYKGMYGDMDHDPLCHVADSDCLSLGDSSLLTPIDRLYSMQDSYFTS; via the exons ATGCGCTGCTCTTCGCTCGTAGCGGCAAGTTGCAGCCGGACTTTGAGCACCGGAGATGCTCTGAGAGGATCTGAGTTAAACACTCTTCTACCGCCAGCTCACATTTTACAG aggACTGCAATGGTGGATGGGCCGGCAATATCTCTGG ATATGGATCAGAGGGCCGTGTGTGCAGGATGCCACCGGCCGATCAGAGACAGATTCCTGCTCAGAGTCACTGACGGCCTCTGGCATGAGGAGTGTGTGCGGTGCGCGGCGTGCGGGGACGCGCTGACCAACTCTTGCTTTCTGCGGGACCGCAAACTTTACTGCAAGCGGGACTATGCGGA TCTGTTTGCGGTGCGTTGTGGGGGCTGTGCGGAGGCCATCTCTCCTGCAGAGCTGGTGATGCGTGCAGGGGCCGCTGTGTTCCACCTGCGCTGCTTCACCTGCAGCGTGTGTTCCTGCCGCCTGCAGACTGGAGACCGCTGCGTCCTCAGGGAGGGACAGTTACTGTGTGCCAGAGAGGACTACCACCAGTGTCTGGCCAGCCCGACTTCCTCTGACACAG GTAAAAGTGATGacgatgaagaagaggaggaggaatctCGGAAGGTTACTGGCAGACGAATTAGATCAGAAGACCTGGAGAGCAAACGTCCCAAAAGGCCTCGCACTATTTTGACCACTCAACAAAGACGGATCTTTAAAGCCTCCTTTGAGGTCTCATCCAAGCCTTGCCGAAAG GTAAGGGAGACCTTGGCAGCAGAGACTGGTCTGAGTGTTCGGGTTGTGCAGGTCTGGTTCCAGAACCAAAGAGCCAAA ATGAAGAAACTGGCCaggagacagcagcagcagcaggaacagcagcagACTCAGGAGCAGCGTGAACATCCATCACATCACACAG CGCCCTCTGGTGGCGGTTTGACCTCTGAGCTGGAGCATCTGGGGTCCTCCTATTCCcacattcagcagcagcagcagcagatgggACTCACCACAGTGGAGCAGCAGGACTATGACATGGACCCCTTCAGACAGGGCCTGACCCCACCTCAGATGCCAGGGGATCACATGCACCCCTACG gTTACAAGGGCATGTACGGTGACATGGACCATGACCCTTTGTGTCACGTGGCTGACAGCGACTGCCTGTCTCTGGGTGACTCCTCTCTACTCACCCCCATTGACCGCCTCTACTCCATGCAGGACTCATACTTCACCTCCTGA
- the rxrgb gene encoding retinoic acid receptor RXR-gamma-B isoform X3 — protein MWHPVVSPATGGSPGRDIGYGHYSTGPMSTAHSHPPPMGGMVGHPSVISTSRPLPSPMSALGSPMNGLASPYPVITSSLGSPSISLPSTPNMNFGLSSPQMNSMNSVSSSEDIKPPPGLQNLGNINYQCTSPGGMSKHICAICGDRSSGKHYGVYSCEGCKGFFKRTVRKDLTYTCRDSKECLIDKRQRNRCQYCRYQKCLAMGMKREAVQEERQRGKERGENEVESTSSFNEDMPVDKILDAELAVEPKTETYSDGSPGNSTNDPVTNICQAADKQLFTLVEWAKRIPHFSELPLDDQVILLRAGWNELLIASFSHRSVTVKDGILLATGLHVHRSSAHSAGVGSIFDRVLTELVSKMKDMQMDKTELGCLRAIVLFNPDAKGLSNPPEVEGLREKVYASLESYTKQKYPDQPGRFAKLLLRLPALRSIGLKCLEHLFFFKLIGDTPIDTFLMEMLEAPHQIT, from the exons ACTCTACAGGGCCGATGAGCACGGCCCACTCCCACCCCCCACCGATGGGTGGCATGGTGGGCCACCCGTCAGTCATCAGCACATCCAGGCCCTTGCCGTCCCCCATGTCCGCCTTGGGCTCGCCAATGAACGGCCTGGCCTCACCCTACCCCGTCATCACCTCATCCTTGGGTTCGCCATCTATATCGCTGCCGTCCACGCCCAACATGAACTTTGGACTCAGCAGTCCACAG ATGAATTCTATGAACAGTGTTAGCAGCTCAGAGGACATCAAGCCTCCGCCGGGCCTACAGAATCTGGGAAACATCAACTACCAGTGTACAAGCCCCGGGGGGATGTCAAAGCACATCTGCGCCATATGTGGGGACCGCTCCTCAG GAAAGCACTATGGCGTGTACAGCTGCGAGGGATGCAAAGGCTTCTTTAAGAGGACCGTCCGCAAAGATCTAACCTACACATGTCGAGACAGCAAGGAGTGCCTGATTGACAAGCGCCAGCGAAACCGCTGCCAATATTGTCGCTATCAGAAGTGCCTGGCCATGGGCATGAAAAgagaag cgGTGCAGGAAGAGCGGCAGCGTGGGAAGGAGCGGGGGGAGAATGAGGTGGAATCTACTAGCAGTTTCAATGAGGACATGCCTGTGGACAAGATCCTGGATGCTGAGCTGGCTGTGGAGCCCAAAACAGAGACGTACAGCGACGGTAGCCCCGGCAACTCA ACCAACGACCCCGTCACCAATATCTGCCAAGCAGCAGACAAGCAGCTCTTCACCTTAGTGGAGTGGGCCAAGAGGATCCCGCACTTCTCCGAACTCCCCCTTGATGACCAAGTCATCTTATTACGAgcag GCTGGAATGAGCTGCTTATCGCCTCGTTCTCGCATCGCTCAGTCACGGTAAAAGATGGCATCTTATTGGCTACGGGCCTCCACGTCCACAGAAGCAGCGCCCACAGTGCTGGAGTGGGCTCCATCTTTGATAG AGTTCTGACAGAGTTGGTATCCAAAATGAAAGATATGCAGATGGATAAGACGGAGCTGGGCTGCTTGCGAGCCATCGTCCTCTTCAACCCAG ATGCAAAAGGTCTTTCAAACCCACCAGAGGTCGAGGGCCTGAGGGAAAAGGTCTACGCATCATTGGAGTCgtacacaaaacagaaataccCAGACCAGCCTGGAAG GTTTGCCAAGCTGCTGCTCCGCCTGCCCGCCCTGCGCTCCATTGGCCTCAAGTGCCTGGAGCATCTGTTCTTCTTCAAGCTGATTGGCGACACGCCTATCGACACTTTCCTGATGGAGATGCTGGAGGCACCACATCAGATCACATGA
- the rxrgb gene encoding retinoic acid receptor RXR-gamma-B isoform X4: MLRKDSTGPMSTAHSHPPPMGGMVGHPSVISTSRPLPSPMSALGSPMNGLASPYPVITSSLGSPSISLPSTPNMNFGLSSPQMNSMNSVSSSEDIKPPPGLQNLGNINYQCTSPGGMSKHICAICGDRSSGKHYGVYSCEGCKGFFKRTVRKDLTYTCRDSKECLIDKRQRNRCQYCRYQKCLAMGMKREAVQEERQRGKERGENEVESTSSFNEDMPVDKILDAELAVEPKTETYSDGSPGNSTNDPVTNICQAADKQLFTLVEWAKRIPHFSELPLDDQVILLRAGWNELLIASFSHRSVTVKDGILLATGLHVHRSSAHSAGVGSIFDRVLTELVSKMKDMQMDKTELGCLRAIVLFNPDAKGLSNPPEVEGLREKVYASLESYTKQKYPDQPGRFAKLLLRLPALRSIGLKCLEHLFFFKLIGDTPIDTFLMEMLEAPHQIT, encoded by the exons ACTCTACAGGGCCGATGAGCACGGCCCACTCCCACCCCCCACCGATGGGTGGCATGGTGGGCCACCCGTCAGTCATCAGCACATCCAGGCCCTTGCCGTCCCCCATGTCCGCCTTGGGCTCGCCAATGAACGGCCTGGCCTCACCCTACCCCGTCATCACCTCATCCTTGGGTTCGCCATCTATATCGCTGCCGTCCACGCCCAACATGAACTTTGGACTCAGCAGTCCACAG ATGAATTCTATGAACAGTGTTAGCAGCTCAGAGGACATCAAGCCTCCGCCGGGCCTACAGAATCTGGGAAACATCAACTACCAGTGTACAAGCCCCGGGGGGATGTCAAAGCACATCTGCGCCATATGTGGGGACCGCTCCTCAG GAAAGCACTATGGCGTGTACAGCTGCGAGGGATGCAAAGGCTTCTTTAAGAGGACCGTCCGCAAAGATCTAACCTACACATGTCGAGACAGCAAGGAGTGCCTGATTGACAAGCGCCAGCGAAACCGCTGCCAATATTGTCGCTATCAGAAGTGCCTGGCCATGGGCATGAAAAgagaag cgGTGCAGGAAGAGCGGCAGCGTGGGAAGGAGCGGGGGGAGAATGAGGTGGAATCTACTAGCAGTTTCAATGAGGACATGCCTGTGGACAAGATCCTGGATGCTGAGCTGGCTGTGGAGCCCAAAACAGAGACGTACAGCGACGGTAGCCCCGGCAACTCA ACCAACGACCCCGTCACCAATATCTGCCAAGCAGCAGACAAGCAGCTCTTCACCTTAGTGGAGTGGGCCAAGAGGATCCCGCACTTCTCCGAACTCCCCCTTGATGACCAAGTCATCTTATTACGAgcag GCTGGAATGAGCTGCTTATCGCCTCGTTCTCGCATCGCTCAGTCACGGTAAAAGATGGCATCTTATTGGCTACGGGCCTCCACGTCCACAGAAGCAGCGCCCACAGTGCTGGAGTGGGCTCCATCTTTGATAG AGTTCTGACAGAGTTGGTATCCAAAATGAAAGATATGCAGATGGATAAGACGGAGCTGGGCTGCTTGCGAGCCATCGTCCTCTTCAACCCAG ATGCAAAAGGTCTTTCAAACCCACCAGAGGTCGAGGGCCTGAGGGAAAAGGTCTACGCATCATTGGAGTCgtacacaaaacagaaataccCAGACCAGCCTGGAAG GTTTGCCAAGCTGCTGCTCCGCCTGCCCGCCCTGCGCTCCATTGGCCTCAAGTGCCTGGAGCATCTGTTCTTCTTCAAGCTGATTGGCGACACGCCTATCGACACTTTCCTGATGGAGATGCTGGAGGCACCACATCAGATCACATGA
- the rxrgb gene encoding retinoic acid receptor RXR-gamma-B isoform X2 produces MMEDIARLRHCGSVIFQRSEARAVKAGAAHIHYDSTGPMSTAHSHPPPMGGMVGHPSVISTSRPLPSPMSALGSPMNGLASPYPVITSSLGSPSISLPSTPNMNFGLSSPQMNSMNSVSSSEDIKPPPGLQNLGNINYQCTSPGGMSKHICAICGDRSSGKHYGVYSCEGCKGFFKRTVRKDLTYTCRDSKECLIDKRQRNRCQYCRYQKCLAMGMKREAVQEERQRGKERGENEVESTSSFNEDMPVDKILDAELAVEPKTETYSDGSPGNSTNDPVTNICQAADKQLFTLVEWAKRIPHFSELPLDDQVILLRAGWNELLIASFSHRSVTVKDGILLATGLHVHRSSAHSAGVGSIFDRVLTELVSKMKDMQMDKTELGCLRAIVLFNPDAKGLSNPPEVEGLREKVYASLESYTKQKYPDQPGRFAKLLLRLPALRSIGLKCLEHLFFFKLIGDTPIDTFLMEMLEAPHQIT; encoded by the exons ACTCTACAGGGCCGATGAGCACGGCCCACTCCCACCCCCCACCGATGGGTGGCATGGTGGGCCACCCGTCAGTCATCAGCACATCCAGGCCCTTGCCGTCCCCCATGTCCGCCTTGGGCTCGCCAATGAACGGCCTGGCCTCACCCTACCCCGTCATCACCTCATCCTTGGGTTCGCCATCTATATCGCTGCCGTCCACGCCCAACATGAACTTTGGACTCAGCAGTCCACAG ATGAATTCTATGAACAGTGTTAGCAGCTCAGAGGACATCAAGCCTCCGCCGGGCCTACAGAATCTGGGAAACATCAACTACCAGTGTACAAGCCCCGGGGGGATGTCAAAGCACATCTGCGCCATATGTGGGGACCGCTCCTCAG GAAAGCACTATGGCGTGTACAGCTGCGAGGGATGCAAAGGCTTCTTTAAGAGGACCGTCCGCAAAGATCTAACCTACACATGTCGAGACAGCAAGGAGTGCCTGATTGACAAGCGCCAGCGAAACCGCTGCCAATATTGTCGCTATCAGAAGTGCCTGGCCATGGGCATGAAAAgagaag cgGTGCAGGAAGAGCGGCAGCGTGGGAAGGAGCGGGGGGAGAATGAGGTGGAATCTACTAGCAGTTTCAATGAGGACATGCCTGTGGACAAGATCCTGGATGCTGAGCTGGCTGTGGAGCCCAAAACAGAGACGTACAGCGACGGTAGCCCCGGCAACTCA ACCAACGACCCCGTCACCAATATCTGCCAAGCAGCAGACAAGCAGCTCTTCACCTTAGTGGAGTGGGCCAAGAGGATCCCGCACTTCTCCGAACTCCCCCTTGATGACCAAGTCATCTTATTACGAgcag GCTGGAATGAGCTGCTTATCGCCTCGTTCTCGCATCGCTCAGTCACGGTAAAAGATGGCATCTTATTGGCTACGGGCCTCCACGTCCACAGAAGCAGCGCCCACAGTGCTGGAGTGGGCTCCATCTTTGATAG AGTTCTGACAGAGTTGGTATCCAAAATGAAAGATATGCAGATGGATAAGACGGAGCTGGGCTGCTTGCGAGCCATCGTCCTCTTCAACCCAG ATGCAAAAGGTCTTTCAAACCCACCAGAGGTCGAGGGCCTGAGGGAAAAGGTCTACGCATCATTGGAGTCgtacacaaaacagaaataccCAGACCAGCCTGGAAG GTTTGCCAAGCTGCTGCTCCGCCTGCCCGCCCTGCGCTCCATTGGCCTCAAGTGCCTGGAGCATCTGTTCTTCTTCAAGCTGATTGGCGACACGCCTATCGACACTTTCCTGATGGAGATGCTGGAGGCACCACATCAGATCACATGA
- the rxrgb gene encoding retinoic acid receptor RXR-gamma-B isoform X5, whose translation MCLSFLESPTADRRLKMNSMNSVSSSEDIKPPPGLQNLGNINYQCTSPGGMSKHICAICGDRSSGKHYGVYSCEGCKGFFKRTVRKDLTYTCRDSKECLIDKRQRNRCQYCRYQKCLAMGMKREAVQEERQRGKERGENEVESTSSFNEDMPVDKILDAELAVEPKTETYSDGSPGNSTNDPVTNICQAADKQLFTLVEWAKRIPHFSELPLDDQVILLRAGWNELLIASFSHRSVTVKDGILLATGLHVHRSSAHSAGVGSIFDRVLTELVSKMKDMQMDKTELGCLRAIVLFNPDAKGLSNPPEVEGLREKVYASLESYTKQKYPDQPGRFAKLLLRLPALRSIGLKCLEHLFFFKLIGDTPIDTFLMEMLEAPHQIT comes from the exons ATGTGCCTTTCATTCCTGGAATCTCCGACCGCGGACAGGAGGTTGAAG ATGAATTCTATGAACAGTGTTAGCAGCTCAGAGGACATCAAGCCTCCGCCGGGCCTACAGAATCTGGGAAACATCAACTACCAGTGTACAAGCCCCGGGGGGATGTCAAAGCACATCTGCGCCATATGTGGGGACCGCTCCTCAG GAAAGCACTATGGCGTGTACAGCTGCGAGGGATGCAAAGGCTTCTTTAAGAGGACCGTCCGCAAAGATCTAACCTACACATGTCGAGACAGCAAGGAGTGCCTGATTGACAAGCGCCAGCGAAACCGCTGCCAATATTGTCGCTATCAGAAGTGCCTGGCCATGGGCATGAAAAgagaag cgGTGCAGGAAGAGCGGCAGCGTGGGAAGGAGCGGGGGGAGAATGAGGTGGAATCTACTAGCAGTTTCAATGAGGACATGCCTGTGGACAAGATCCTGGATGCTGAGCTGGCTGTGGAGCCCAAAACAGAGACGTACAGCGACGGTAGCCCCGGCAACTCA ACCAACGACCCCGTCACCAATATCTGCCAAGCAGCAGACAAGCAGCTCTTCACCTTAGTGGAGTGGGCCAAGAGGATCCCGCACTTCTCCGAACTCCCCCTTGATGACCAAGTCATCTTATTACGAgcag GCTGGAATGAGCTGCTTATCGCCTCGTTCTCGCATCGCTCAGTCACGGTAAAAGATGGCATCTTATTGGCTACGGGCCTCCACGTCCACAGAAGCAGCGCCCACAGTGCTGGAGTGGGCTCCATCTTTGATAG AGTTCTGACAGAGTTGGTATCCAAAATGAAAGATATGCAGATGGATAAGACGGAGCTGGGCTGCTTGCGAGCCATCGTCCTCTTCAACCCAG ATGCAAAAGGTCTTTCAAACCCACCAGAGGTCGAGGGCCTGAGGGAAAAGGTCTACGCATCATTGGAGTCgtacacaaaacagaaataccCAGACCAGCCTGGAAG GTTTGCCAAGCTGCTGCTCCGCCTGCCCGCCCTGCGCTCCATTGGCCTCAAGTGCCTGGAGCATCTGTTCTTCTTCAAGCTGATTGGCGACACGCCTATCGACACTTTCCTGATGGAGATGCTGGAGGCACCACATCAGATCACATGA